Proteins encoded together in one Nocardioides marinisabuli window:
- a CDS encoding LuxR C-terminal-related transcriptional regulator: protein MFRTGVRAELGAVGEGVVEVVADAADVEEAVRAVAEHTPNVVLLDVHLPGGGGVEVMRRDRTGSTRYLALSVSDAAEDVIGTIRGGARGYVTKTITGAELVDAVRRVADGDAVFSPRLAGFVLDAFAGTFAVAEVDEDLDRLTEREREVMRLIARGYAYREVAGELFISVKTVETHMSSVLRKLQLSSRHELTRWATDRRLL, encoded by the coding sequence ATGTTCCGCACCGGGGTGCGTGCCGAGCTCGGCGCGGTGGGGGAGGGCGTCGTCGAGGTCGTCGCCGACGCCGCCGACGTCGAGGAGGCGGTGCGCGCGGTCGCCGAGCACACCCCCAACGTGGTGCTCCTCGACGTGCACCTGCCCGGCGGCGGCGGGGTCGAGGTGATGCGCCGCGACCGCACCGGGAGCACCCGCTACCTCGCGCTCTCGGTCAGCGACGCCGCCGAGGACGTCATCGGCACCATCCGCGGCGGGGCCCGCGGCTACGTCACCAAGACCATCACCGGCGCCGAGCTCGTCGACGCCGTACGCCGCGTGGCCGACGGGGACGCGGTCTTCTCGCCCCGGCTGGCGGGGTTCGTGCTCGACGCCTTCGCGGGCACCTTCGCGGTCGCCGAGGTCGACGAGGACCTCGACCGGCTCACCGAGCGGGAGCGGGAGGTGATGCGCCTGATCGCGCGCGGCTACGCCTACCGCGAGGTCGCCGGCGAGCTGTTCATCTCGGTCAAGACCGTGGAGACCCACATGTCGAGCGTGCTGCGCAAGCTCCAGCTCTCCTCGCGCCACGAGCTCACCCGGTGGGCCACCGACCGTCGACTGCTGTGA